The genomic DNA CTGATCATCGGTACCCATACTTCTGGCCAAGCCAACGATCATTTAATCATTGCGGAAGTTTTGTTGCCCAAGAAGGGAGCCGGGATCAGTGACAAGGCGTTAGCCGATCTGtacgatgaagaaaaacaaGGTCAGTCCCATTCATATTCACACGTCTCGTACAATCGCCACTCACCGCTCTTGTAGAGATTGGCTCATACACAGCTTCCCCTGCCCGAATCCGCGCCATCCAGACAATCAACCATGCTGGCGAAGTGAACCGCGCGCGTTATATGCCCCAAAACCCCGAACTCATTGCCACCAAGACAGTCACTGGTGAAGTCTATGTGTTTGACAGGACAAAGCATGAGAGCAAGGCACCGGCAAATGGGGAGTGCAAGCCAGATATCCGACTGAAGGGGCAGACCAAGGAAGGGTGAATTAATTTCGTAGGGAGTATAACTTTGGGAAGCTGACATTAATAGTTATGGGTTATCTTGGAATGCTTTGAAGGAGGGCCATATCCTCAGTGCCAGTGAGGATACTACCATCGGCCACTGGTATGACATCTCATCTTGCAACATAAACCACTTACTCACCTGTACCCAGGGATATCCAAGGCTATTCCAAGCAGGACCCTTCTTTACAACCGTTACGACTGTACACTGGACATTCTGCTTATGTTGCTGTGAGTATCATGGCAGCTTGGAAAAACAAAGTCTAATATCTTGCAGGACGTTGAGTGGCACCCCAAGAACGAAAACATGTTTGGTTCCGTCAGCGACGATGGTCAGATCATGATGTAGGTCTTTTTCGAAACTCGTTTTAAATTTTAATAGGATTGACGCCTCGCAGCTGGGACACTCGAAGTGACAACACCGCCAAGGCCAGCTCCCAAGTCCAGGGCCACAACGCCGAAATCAATTGTATCTCTTTCGCCCCTAGCAGCGAGTACTTGTTCTTGACCGGTTCATCTGACAACGTACGTTAAAGTTTCACTTTTTTAGCTTTGCTTCACACATACTGACTCCAAGCGTACAGACCATTGCTCTTTGGGATCTTCGAAAGCTTTCCACCAAACACCACTCGTTCGAGGCTCATACTAACGATGTCCTTCAACTTTCCTGGTCCCCCACATCGCCCGTCCACTTTGCATCCGCCTCTGCCGATCGTCGTGTCCACATCTGGGACCTCGATGCTATTGGTGCTGAACAAACTCCCGACGATGCCGAAGACGGACCTCCCGAGCTTTTGTTTGTCCATGGTGGTCACACCAGCAAAGTGTGCGATATTTCTTGGAGCCCAAGCTCGCCGTGGACGATCGCGAGCGCTTCGGAGGACAACATCCTGCAAGTTTGGGAGCCTTCGAGACATTTGAGGACACCCTATGAAGCCGAATTTGACGAAAAGGATTTGGAGTAGGTGGATGGAGTTTAGGATGATTCTGCAGTTCTGAAGGTATATATGGGGGTAGAGCAAAGTACAACATATTTATCTACCATTATACAGTTTCCTATGGATAAAAATTTATGATTTCTAAACACCATCTGATGGCCTCAGCATTATAGTCCCCGCATATGGAAAATATCTCTCTcaaccctcttcttctcctttccatctctacCAACTTCCACCACACCTTTCGGCAAAACCAACATTCCCCAATCCGGCAAATTTCCTAATCCCCCACCTTTAGGTCGGCATACAGCTTCCCAAACAGGCATGATATCGAATAAATCGATAAACTGTTGATCCACCGCTCGGCTTTTAGGCGCAGAGAATCGCCGGTATTCGTCGAATATAGAAGTGAGAGACCATGCTTGTAATCGTCGGATGCATCCTATCAGACAGCCTGTACGATGTTTGCCCTTGTTGCAATGAATGAGGATGGGATGATTCCGCCGGTCGAGGATGGCAACGAGAGCCGCACAAATTACGTCTTCGGGAATGTTGTCGAAAGGTTCCTGTGTTAAGCTGTCAAATATGGCTAAAGGAACATTAAGAGTAAACGTACTTTGTTTCCCGGAATACCGAATTGCTACACCTTCATGAGCAACGAAAACAATAAAAAATAGGAACTGCTTACCATGAATTGTATGTCTTGGGACTGACACCATTCCAGGTTTGCTTTAGGATATTCTTCCAATACCAGAGTCCTTAGAACTTCGATTAGAAAATCTACGAAGGATAGGTAAACATTAACTCACAGGACGGTCTTCAATCTCAAGGTCTCCATAAATTTGAAGTTTCTTTTCTTCGGGAACCCGCACCGATATACTCCACTACTGACCAATGCAAAATTCTCTGGAGGAACCAGATCCTCCTCAACTTTCGGTAAAGcgggtggaggaaggtaCAGAGGGTTTGGGGGATGTTCTGCAGTTTGCAAAGCttgaggatgggagggGTTCTGGGTGGTGGGAGAACGATGGTGGTCGAAAGTCGTTGACGAGGTCGACGATGGATCTAAAGGAGATATATGGGATAACAGGATATTCGCTAAAAAGGACGGTACTTGGTGAGGAGTGGATGTTGGCGACGAAGACATCATGCGTAGATACCAGGGGATAATCCTGCGGGAAAAGTTGAAGTAGTTCAAGAAAAAAAGCCGTTGCTTCGCTAAGCACGTCGAGACTCGGTCGTTCGGTTGTTTAGCAGGCTCGGTAACGGCCCACCTATAAGGGGATCATGGGCGTCCCTGGCTAGGCGGAATTGGCCACAGGTGTTCTTCAAGAGAGCGGTACGAGTGTATACCGATGAATGAGTGATCCGGAAAGCAgtatgatcaagaagaagggagataTTTATTGACAGTACGTATCTCTGAGCAGCTGCGCGGCGGTTTGCAACACATCTCCGACTTGAACATCAACAACAGTGAAATGATCGCTTATGTAATCATTCAAATGTCAACAATGAGAGAAAAGCACAGAAATGTATATTAACGGGAAGCATTTGACTGTGTATCCTTATTAGAAGAATGCCTATCGGCAAGATAGAGCATTCATTGCCTTGACTGATGTACCAACATTGCatgcaaagaagaaagcaacACAGAAAATGCTAAATAATGCAAATGATATGAACTCTACAAAAAAAACAAGGACCATCTTCAAGGAAAACACCCAATATGCCTCGTTGCCACTACAATGCACAAGTACGAACACGTGCGAACAATGCTATAATTAAAACATAAATGATACAGCCAGCGTCTAGCGTTGGTAATTAGATGATAAAAGGAATAAAAGGAATTAAGAGAAAGAACCAAAGAACCACCGCAGATTATTTTAAAACACCATTGGTGACCTCGCTGTCCTTCCGACAAAGCCATCGCTGATCATGTTGTCGACTGGCTCGTTCTCATTCCTTGTAGGTGTAATATTGGAGCCTCCGGTATAAGCGATTGATGAATTAGAAGTGGCATTGGGGGTGGCATTAGGGGTACCAGCGCGAGGCGTGGTGAATCCCGAATGAGAGTGTGAAAAGTAATCATCGAAAGAACCTGAGGAATAATTCGTTTGGGAGGATGCAGAGACTGAAGGATCGCCAGCCCAGCAAAACCTAACGCAGAAATTAGCCATTTATACGACGTCATAAATGTTTTTGTAACTCACTGTTCAATAAGGCTACTGTAGCTTGCCAAACTGGACAAACTGCCGTTAGACGACATAGTGGTCGGGCTCCATCTACCGAACGACCCCAGATCAGAGGGGGACATGGGAGATTCCGGAGGGGTAATAGTAGAGATGCTTGAAGTGTCGAGTTGAGGTGGCGAGTCTTCGCTGGAGTTGCTTTCGGCGGGATCACCGATAGTGAATTTTGCCGGAGCGGATTGTGTCCGGTAGAGCGAAGGCTGGGAGGGCAACGAGGAGGGCTTGGGAGAAGGTATTCTGGAGACCGGTGTTGACGCTTCTGTtgcaggaggagaaggactCTCAACCTTGAGGACAGGTACATGAATGGCCTTTGGAGAGCTGACGAATTCAGACGAGATGAAGGCACTGTCGCCAAAAACTTCCGTCTGGTCAAACTTGGGAGAATAGAAACCAGACGCGGCATGGCCAACTTTTGATTCCTCTCCAGAGCTTCGGAGGCCGGTCTTAATCTCCGAAAGTTTGGAAGAGGTACCGACAGGAGAGCTCGAGCTGTTGCGTCTAGCTGTGTGAAGTGCAGCCCCAAAGTCATATCTGGCCGCCAAAGAGACACCTTTTCCTGGCAGCTCTGTCGCCTTGCTATCATGTGCTGTAAACCCAGGGTTGTCGGCTTTGCGACCTCTATTGGGATAAGCATGCCGAGAGCCGTTCGGGAATACATGAAGACCcgcatcatcttctgacACCATGCTCAGTTTGGCCCGTAAATCAGCCATGCGATCTTCCTGATCTCCTGTCACGCTCCATTGGGAAGACCTTCCACCCACTGCCTTACCCATACCGGGCTCAATTGGCGCTGTATCCCTGGCGCCTCGAAGAGGCTGACGTGCAGGACGCTCCTTGATGAAATTGACTCGATAATTCTGACCCCCATTGGAATCCCACACTTCCCGTCCACCTGTGTTGTAGCGTATAGCCAAGAACAACGTCTTTTGTACAATATTGGGCAGCATATCTCCCAGCTTGATCGTAAAAAGGAATCGATCGTAAGTTCCGCCTCTCACCGATTCCTTGTGGACGGCAGTCACTTCTGACGTTGTTTGCCACCAATCGAAAGTGAACCGCACAGCGACCCACTTTTGAAATGCTATATTCTTACACATCATGACGCCTTTAATGGACTGACGGTCATCACTGAGGAACAACGATTCCAAATAAAGGTCAGAACTCGGATCCTGATACGTCGGAAAGTTGGGCAATGACATCTTCAGGACTTTCTCGGCTTCCAAACCGAGTGGAAACTCGTCGCCATCGTCTTCCCGAACAGCCAAACCATCGCGACTCACAACCTGAGGCTTCTGATCGTGCGAAAATAGCTTGACACGCTCCAGTTGTGTATCGAAATGGACATACTTTGGGCAGATTGGTGTGTTGGGACATGATCTTGTTTCAAAACGGGGCTGACCTGCCTCTGAGAAAGGGGTAACACTACCCACGCTGCCATCAGAGCTGTTCTGCTTCAAAGCTGATTTGAGTATCTCCCCAGATTTCTTGCGTACCAAGACGTTGGGATAAGGAGAGGTATGAACTACGCCTTTCACATCTTCCGATGACAGAGAAATAGGGGTGATGCCGTCAAAGTTCAACCGCAGGCCGTTATCTCGACGACGTGATGGCACATGAATGGGAGCACTATTGGAGACAGTGTTGGGATGACGACGGGGAGGCAGTAAAGGAATCGAGGGGGTAGACGCAGGGGTTATCTGAGCAGATTTTGGCTCAGTCACAGCAGAGGATAAGGATGCACTAGCCCGGCACAAGTTATGAGGTCTGACTTGGGGCGTGCCTTCAGGAGAACTCTTAGCTGAACTAGCAGGGGAGCTTTGATTACTGTCTTTCAATTCTGTAAAGCCAAATAACCGGGTGCGGCGACCCCTTTTAGCTGCCAAATGCAGAGAGTCTGCCGTCAGTGCGAGTGACTTGCGCGGTGGCGAGCGCACTTCCGGCAGTACATGGAGGGGGATAGGTAAGGCGACCTTTGTCGATGCCGGTGACGAGTGattggaagaaagaggacTGTTGCTGGGAGAAGTACATGCTGGAATGACGGTAGACGGGATGGAGGCCCCCATTAATTCAATGCGAGGGCTTGAAGACCTTCTCACTGCCTGCTTCATTGGTGGGGTAATGGTGACTTCCTCCGTGGGAGAATCGATTTGTTCAGGGGTTGGAGGTGAGATGAAAATCGAACCCAACAATTGTCCTTTTGGCCTGAAGCAGCGTGTCAGACAGCTCTTCGAAAATGGATGCTTAGGAATAGATCGTCATTTTAGACGCGACACTTACATCAATGCTGCAGGCTGGACAACATTGCTCAACTCATAACCAGCATTCTCTACCATCTCTATCTCTGCTTTGCTATCGGCTCTGTGGGATGTGGTCCTCGTCGCGTCTGGTTTGGGGAAAGAAACGATATCCATGTTAACCATGATGCAGTTTCTTCAAATTGTGGCTCTGATAAAAGAGCGTGAAACGCTGCCGAAGTGGTGACAGTCGAAGTTAAAAGCGAGACAATTTCGTGAAAAAATTGTGAACAAGAACAGAACCTGCCAGACGCAATGTAGAGTCTGAAGTCCTATTAAGTTGTGTGTGAGTGATGCGACGACCAAAGAATAGAAGAAAGGATATGGGAACGTAGAACACAATCAGGACCCCCCCAGTCAAAGGTAGGATCTCGAAAGATCGCCTTTTGTGTTTCTCCCGCTCCAAAGGATTGGAAAGAAAATATCGGCTGAAGATGGTGTGGAGCCGCGAAGAATCATCACCCCCTAAAGCTTGTGGGATCCCCCAGGCTAAGTATACACCAAGATAAAACTTCGCATGacggcagcagcagcgacTCCGTCTTCACATAAAGACCTGCGATGtcaggaagaagaaagcaaTTGTACTTActgttttgtttttttgaATGTCTTACGACAGCTAGGTTCCAGGACACGCGAGGATGTGCAGTGGTCGAAAAAAACTGGCCGATAGACGCTCAAGTTGAGATAAATGGCTGTCGCTGGGCCTCCCGAGAGGAATTTTTACGTTGCGTTGCAGCGGACCGTCGACCGTGAGTTGAGTAGGAaatgaagggaagagaacagCTGTCGAAAGCAAAAATGTCTTTCGacaggaaagaaaaaattTCAGGCAAGCTATGAACAAGAGACAAGAAAAAATTACTTCTAAAACATGTAAGACAAGGAGATGGGTGGGCTGCAGCCCCCCACTACAGAAAGCGGACTTTAACAGCGTAACGGTACAATATGAAAATGGGGAATGGGGAAGATGACTTACGACACTTTTTCTCCATGGTTCCCCTTGTCGAgccccgcccccgccaccTGCGTCTTGGTCGTGCGACGCGTCCGGCGTCCCTGTCCTTCAGTACGGCATACGATTCACTAGGGTAGAATAAAGTTTCCTGCCACCCCCCAAATTGTCGTTTATTTGTTTCATTCATAAACCTGATGATCCCATGAACGAAATGTATAGACCAGCTGCTGTAGGTAGC from Cryptococcus neoformans var. neoformans JEC21 chromosome 7 sequence includes the following:
- a CDS encoding protein phosphatase regulator, putative, encoding MVNMDIVSFPKPDATRTTSHRADSKAEIEMVENAGYELSNVVQPAALMPKGQLLGSIFISPPTPEQIDSPTEEVTITPPMKQAVRRSSSPRIELMGASIPSTVIPACTSPSNSPLSSNHSSPASTKVALPIPLHVLPEVRSPPRKSLALTADSLHLAAKRGRRTRLFGFTELKDSNQSSPASSAKSSPEGTPQVRPHNLCRASASLSSAVTEPKSAQITPASTPSIPLLPPRRHPNTVSNSAPIHVPSRRRDNGLRLNFDGITPISLSSEDVKGVVHTSPYPNVLVRKKSGEILKSALKQNSSDGSVGSVTPFSEAGQPRFETRSCPNTPICPKYVHFDTQLERVKLFSHDQKPQVVSRDGLAVREDDGDEFPLGLEAEKVLKMSLPNFPTYQDPSSDLYLESLFLSDDRQSIKGVMMCKNIAFQKWVAVRFTFDWWQTTSEVTAVHKESVRGGTYDRFLFTIKLGDMLPNIVQKTLFLAIRYNTGGREVWDSNGGQNYRVNFIKERPARQPLRGARDTAPIEPGMGKAVGGRSSQWSVTGDQEDRMADLRAKLSMVSEDDAGLHVFPNGSRHAYPNRGRKADNPGFTAHDSKATELPGKGVSLAARYDFGAALHTARRNSSSSPVGTSSKLSEIKTGLRSSGEESKVGHAASGFYSPKFDQTEVFGDSAFISSEFVSSPKAIHVPVLKVESPSPPATEASTPVSRIPSPKPSSLPSQPSLYRTQSAPAKFTIGDPAESNSSEDSPPQLDTSSISTITPPESPMSPSDLGSFGRWSPTTMSSNGSLSSLASYSSLIEQFCWAGDPSVSASSQTNYSSGSFDDYFSHSHSGFTTPRAGTPNATPNATSNSSIAYTGGSNITPTRNENEPVDNMISDGFVGRTARSPMVF
- a CDS encoding H3/H4 histone acetyltransferase, putative, with the translated sequence MAHNEPITIDDAGDDFDAVEDNQAINEQYKVWKKNTPFLYDTVITHALTWPSLTCQWLPDITDVPDTDYTSQRLIIGTHTSGQANDHLIIAEVLLPKKGAGISDKALADLYDEEKQEIGSYTASPARIRAIQTINHAGEVNRARYMPQNPELIATKTVTGEVYVFDRTKHESKAPANGECKPDIRLKGQTKEGYGLSWNALKEGHILSASEDTTIGHWDIQGYSKQDPSLQPLRLYTGHSAYVADVEWHPKNENMFGSVSDDGQIMIWDTRSDNTAKASSQVQGHNAEINCISFAPSSEYLFLTGSSDNTIALWDLRKLSTKHHSFEAHTNDVLQLSWSPTSPVHFASASADRRVHIWDLDAIGAEQTPDDAEDGPPELLFVHGGHTSKVCDISWSPSSPWTIASASEDNILQVWEPSRHLRTPYEAEFDEKDLE